The proteins below are encoded in one region of Streptomyces sp. NBC_00490:
- a CDS encoding pectate lyase — protein MTARAEQRVRHRRQVSKRRAVIAGASALGLTGAAIVTTTMLSSASAASSWPTATGKQAVSSTIKVTGTYNGGYKQFYGSGALGGDSQDEGQDPVFQLADGAVLKNVIIGTPAADGVHCLGSCTLQNVWWTDVGEDAATFKGKSSSSVYTVYGGGAKNGSDKVLQFNGAGKLVVSKFQVENSGKLVRSCGNCSTQYKRTIILNDVDVTAPMNAIVGINTNYGDTAALRKVRIHGDSGKKIKTCVRFKGNNTGAEPAQIGTGADGTFCKFSSSDISYE, from the coding sequence ATGACTGCACGAGCTGAACAGCGCGTCCGCCACCGCCGCCAGGTCTCCAAGCGCCGGGCGGTGATCGCCGGAGCCTCGGCCCTCGGTCTCACGGGTGCGGCGATCGTCACGACGACGATGCTGTCCTCCGCGAGCGCCGCGTCCTCCTGGCCGACCGCCACCGGCAAGCAGGCCGTGAGCAGCACCATCAAGGTCACGGGCACCTACAACGGCGGCTACAAGCAGTTCTACGGCAGCGGCGCCCTCGGCGGCGACAGTCAGGACGAGGGCCAGGACCCGGTCTTCCAGCTGGCGGACGGTGCCGTCCTGAAGAACGTGATCATCGGCACCCCGGCCGCGGACGGCGTCCACTGCCTGGGCAGCTGCACGCTGCAGAACGTGTGGTGGACGGATGTCGGCGAGGACGCGGCGACCTTCAAGGGCAAGTCCTCCTCGTCCGTGTACACGGTCTACGGCGGCGGCGCGAAGAACGGCTCGGACAAGGTCCTGCAGTTCAACGGCGCCGGCAAGCTGGTCGTCTCCAAGTTCCAGGTCGAGAACTCCGGCAAGCTGGTGCGCAGTTGCGGCAACTGCTCCACGCAGTACAAGCGCACGATCATCCTCAACGACGTGGACGTGACCGCGCCGATGAACGCGATCGTGGGCATCAACACGAACTACGGCGACACCGCCGCGCTGCGCAAGGTCCGTATCCACGGCGACAGCGGCAAGAAGATCAAGACCTGTGTCCGCTTCAAGGGCAACAACACGGGCGCCGAACCGGCCCAGATCGGTACCGGTGCCGACGGAACCTTCTGCAAGTTCTCTTCCTCTGACATTTCGTACGAGTGA
- a CDS encoding right-handed parallel beta-helix repeat-containing protein gives MRQSTGRHRRTRTLSVAAAVAVAAGAGGVYLGLSNGGAEAASSTVTVTTTAQLEAAVKSAAAGTTIQLRAGTYYPTTTLKSTANGTSSARITLQAYGSEKVKIDGSKLADGSWLAGIYGDYWTVQNLTFQNSPAQGFVVTSSVGGVFKNLVTANNGDSGFTLRGDGTTNNLVQNLDSHGNYDPAGHGQNADGIAVKFGSGTGNRITGARLHNNSDDGLDLWQFSSPVTIEHSWAFGNGKNRWNDSAFEGNGNGYKLGGGGVTVAHVVNNNAAWDNTLNGFTENSNPGAIVLNRNTAYANAEAGFYFATGKARLARNLAVGNKGGLSKPGSSTVSAANNWDGGVSTPSFKSTDATTAYSARKSDGSLPATTFLTTGSTAIGSTMN, from the coding sequence GTGCGTCAGAGCACCGGACGCCACCGCAGGACCCGAACGCTCTCCGTCGCCGCGGCGGTGGCCGTCGCCGCGGGGGCGGGCGGCGTCTACCTCGGCCTGTCGAACGGCGGCGCCGAGGCCGCTTCGTCGACGGTCACCGTGACCACCACCGCACAGCTCGAAGCAGCCGTGAAGAGCGCCGCCGCGGGCACCACCATCCAGCTCCGCGCCGGCACCTACTACCCGACGACGACCCTCAAGTCGACCGCGAACGGCACGAGTTCGGCACGGATCACCCTCCAGGCGTACGGCAGCGAGAAGGTCAAGATCGACGGCTCCAAGCTGGCCGACGGGTCCTGGCTGGCCGGGATCTACGGCGACTACTGGACCGTGCAGAACCTGACCTTCCAGAACTCCCCGGCCCAGGGCTTCGTCGTCACCTCGTCCGTGGGCGGCGTCTTCAAGAACCTCGTCACCGCGAACAACGGCGACTCCGGGTTCACGCTGCGCGGCGACGGCACGACGAACAACCTCGTGCAGAACCTGGACAGCCACGGCAACTACGACCCGGCCGGACACGGACAGAACGCCGACGGCATCGCGGTCAAGTTCGGCTCCGGCACCGGCAACAGGATCACCGGCGCCCGTCTCCACAACAACTCGGATGACGGTCTCGACCTCTGGCAGTTCTCCTCCCCCGTCACCATCGAGCACTCCTGGGCCTTCGGCAACGGCAAGAACCGCTGGAACGACTCGGCCTTCGAGGGCAACGGCAACGGCTACAAGCTGGGCGGCGGGGGTGTCACGGTCGCGCACGTCGTCAACAACAACGCGGCCTGGGACAACACGCTGAACGGGTTCACCGAGAACTCCAACCCGGGCGCGATCGTCCTGAACCGCAACACGGCGTACGCCAACGCCGAGGCGGGCTTCTACTTCGCCACGGGCAAGGCCCGCCTCGCGCGGAACCTGGCCGTGGGCAACAAGGGCGGCCTGTCGAAGCCGGGCTCGTCGACGGTGTCCGCCGCGAACAACTGGGACGGCGGGGTCTCGACACCGTCCTTCAAGTCGACGGACGCCACAACGGCGTACAGCGCGCGGAAGTCGGACGGTTCGCTCCCGGCCACCACCTTCCTCACCACCGGCTCGACCGCCATCGGTTCGACGATGAACTGA
- a CDS encoding family 43 glycosylhydrolase, translating into MRPRTARTLLLPLLALLLGLLSAPPSTADSGAPPVNKPKYAGYLFTYFTGEGTADGEQIRYALSRGNDPLHWRELNAGKPVLTSTTGEKGLRDPFVIRSPKGDKFYLIATDLRMYKNSSGSWDHVQRHGSKSIMVWESTDLVHWTDQRLVKVSPDAAGNTWAPEAYWDDSLGEYVVFWASKLYADDDPDHTGSTYNKMLYATTKDFRTFSEPKVWDDPGYSVIDSTVVKHKGTYYRYTKDERDPGSSSPCSKFITAEKSTSLTSTTYDFVADCVGSGAMSRGEGPTVFKSNTEEKWYLFIDEYGGRGYVPFETTDLDSGRWTPSTDYQLPASPRHGTVLPVTRAEYDRLLAAYPATPASVVDVTAKDQKGYAIVTEAASKAVLPMRPDADLARLAPKIAIGEGATVSPRSGTRRDFRKPQTYTVTAADGTRRTWTVEAVRTGSPVLPGLNADPDVHYLNGEYWIYPTTDGFQGWGGTRFKAYSSKDLVHWKDHGVILDLGPDVTWADKYAWAPAIAERNGRYYFYFCAEQQIGVAVADSPAGPFKDALGKPLVAKGGSFQGQMIDPAVYTDDDGTSYLYWGNGHGYVVPLNDDMTSYDPAEVKDITPENFREGSFVIKRKGTYYFMWSEDDTRSENYHVAYATGPSPLGPWTKKGTILSKRPEYGILATGHHSVVNTPGTDDWYIVYHRFALNGPGTSGGDGMHRETTVDRMEFAADGSILPVVPTLEGIRPVRKN; encoded by the coding sequence ATGCGCCCCCGCACCGCTCGCACGCTCCTGCTCCCCCTCCTCGCCCTTCTGCTGGGCCTTCTGTCGGCCCCGCCCAGTACCGCCGACTCCGGAGCTCCACCCGTGAACAAGCCCAAGTACGCCGGATATCTCTTCACCTACTTCACCGGCGAGGGCACCGCCGACGGCGAGCAGATCCGCTATGCCCTCAGCCGTGGCAACGACCCGCTGCACTGGCGTGAGCTGAACGCCGGAAAGCCGGTCCTGACCTCGACGACCGGCGAGAAGGGGCTGCGCGACCCGTTCGTGATCCGCTCCCCCAAGGGCGACAAGTTCTATCTGATCGCCACCGACCTGCGCATGTACAAGAACAGCAGCGGCAGCTGGGACCACGTCCAGCGGCACGGCAGCAAGTCGATCATGGTCTGGGAGTCCACCGATCTGGTCCACTGGACCGACCAGCGCCTGGTGAAGGTCTCCCCCGACGCCGCGGGCAACACCTGGGCGCCGGAGGCCTACTGGGACGACTCCCTCGGCGAGTACGTCGTCTTCTGGGCCTCGAAGCTGTACGCGGACGACGACCCCGACCACACGGGATCGACGTACAACAAGATGCTGTACGCGACCACGAAGGACTTCCGCACCTTCAGCGAGCCGAAGGTCTGGGACGACCCGGGCTACTCGGTCATCGACTCGACCGTGGTGAAGCACAAGGGCACCTACTACCGCTACACCAAGGACGAGCGGGACCCCGGCTCCTCCAGCCCCTGCTCGAAGTTCATCACCGCCGAGAAGTCGACGTCCCTGACCTCGACGACGTACGACTTCGTCGCGGACTGTGTCGGCAGTGGCGCGATGTCGCGCGGCGAGGGGCCGACGGTGTTCAAGTCGAACACCGAGGAGAAGTGGTACCTCTTCATCGACGAGTACGGCGGTCGCGGGTACGTCCCCTTCGAGACGACCGACCTCGACTCGGGCCGGTGGACCCCGTCGACGGACTACCAGCTCCCGGCAAGTCCCCGGCACGGAACGGTACTTCCGGTGACGCGGGCCGAGTACGACCGGCTGCTGGCGGCCTACCCGGCGACCCCCGCCTCGGTCGTGGACGTGACGGCGAAGGACCAGAAGGGGTACGCCATCGTCACGGAGGCCGCCTCGAAGGCCGTGCTGCCGATGCGGCCGGACGCGGACCTCGCGCGCCTGGCACCGAAGATCGCGATCGGCGAAGGCGCCACCGTCAGCCCCCGGTCCGGTACCCGACGCGACTTCCGCAAGCCGCAGACGTACACCGTGACGGCGGCCGACGGCACCAGGCGCACCTGGACGGTGGAGGCGGTACGGACCGGGAGTCCCGTCCTGCCGGGCCTCAACGCCGACCCCGACGTGCACTATCTGAACGGCGAGTACTGGATCTACCCGACGACGGACGGCTTCCAGGGCTGGGGCGGGACCCGCTTCAAGGCGTACTCGTCGAAGGACCTGGTCCACTGGAAGGACCACGGCGTCATCCTGGACCTCGGTCCGGACGTCACCTGGGCGGACAAGTACGCCTGGGCACCGGCCATCGCCGAGCGGAACGGCAGGTACTACTTCTACTTCTGCGCCGAGCAGCAGATCGGCGTCGCGGTCGCGGACTCCCCCGCCGGCCCGTTCAAGGACGCGCTGGGCAAGCCGCTGGTGGCCAAGGGCGGCTCGTTCCAGGGCCAGATGATCGACCCCGCCGTGTACACGGACGACGACGGGACGTCGTATCTCTACTGGGGCAACGGCCACGGATACGTCGTGCCGCTGAACGACGACATGACCTCGTACGACCCGGCGGAGGTCAAGGACATCACCCCGGAGAACTTCCGCGAGGGATCCTTCGTGATCAAGCGGAAGGGCACGTACTACTTCATGTGGTCCGAGGACGACACCCGCAGCGAGAACTACCACGTCGCCTACGCGACGGGACCGTCCCCGCTCGGCCCGTGGACCAAGAAGGGGACGATCCTGTCCAAGCGTCCCGAGTACGGCATCCTCGCCACCGGCCATCACTCCGTGGTGAACACGCCCGGCACCGACGACTGGTACATCGTCTACCACCGGTTCGCCCTGAACGGGCCGGGCACGTCGGGCGGGGACGGCATGCACCGGGAGACGACCGTCGACCGCATGGAGTTCGCGGCCGACGGATCGATTCTGCCGGTGGTGCCGACCCTGGAGGGGATCAGGCCGGTCAGGAAGAACTAG
- a CDS encoding HAD family acid phosphatase produces the protein MHKPLRIAALAAACAVTGAALYGAGAATAGQSTANSTHEPYNIGLLVKDIDTYYGTTLDANGVYQASTSSQYAKDLAKLDAAARKQIDKSARKALKKHDKPAVVFDIDDTLLLSLDYEKKTNYTYNATTWADYVNKADRPAVFGSPELVRYAESKGVEVFYNSGLSEAQRSAAVENLKKIGADVNLDADHVFLKDKANPPSYLSACATPGAWTCTTVQYKSGTRKHIEQDLGYDIVANFGDQYSDLDGGYADRTYKLPNPTYFVS, from the coding sequence ATGCATAAGCCACTGCGTATCGCGGCGCTCGCCGCAGCGTGTGCCGTCACCGGCGCCGCCCTCTACGGCGCCGGTGCGGCCACGGCCGGCCAGTCCACCGCGAACAGCACCCACGAGCCCTACAACATCGGGCTCCTGGTGAAAGACATCGACACCTACTACGGCACCACGCTCGACGCCAACGGCGTCTACCAGGCGTCCACGAGCAGCCAGTACGCCAAGGACCTGGCCAAGCTCGACGCGGCCGCCAGGAAGCAGATCGACAAGTCGGCCCGCAAGGCGCTGAAGAAGCACGACAAGCCCGCGGTCGTCTTCGACATCGACGACACGCTGCTGCTCAGCCTCGACTACGAGAAGAAGACCAACTACACGTACAACGCCACCACCTGGGCCGACTACGTGAACAAGGCCGACCGCCCGGCCGTCTTCGGCAGCCCCGAGCTGGTCCGGTACGCCGAGTCCAAGGGCGTTGAGGTCTTCTACAACTCGGGTCTGTCCGAGGCGCAGCGCTCCGCGGCCGTCGAGAACCTGAAGAAGATCGGCGCCGATGTGAACCTCGACGCCGACCACGTGTTCCTCAAGGACAAGGCCAACCCGCCGTCCTACCTCAGCGCCTGCGCCACGCCGGGCGCCTGGACCTGCACGACCGTGCAGTACAAGTCCGGCACCCGCAAGCACATCGAGCAGGACCTCGGGTACGACATCGTCGCCAACTTCGGTGACCAGTACTCCGACCTGGACGGCGGCTACGCCGACAGGACGTACAAGCTCCCGAACCCGACGTACTTCGTCAGCTAG
- a CDS encoding right-handed parallel beta-helix repeat-containing protein: MSRRTALIATTALALGTAVAVLPTQAQAATVVVDTSAELSSAISGATAGTVIQVRGGTYYPTATLQSTANGTSSAPVQLTAYGSETVKIDGSNLPDGDWIFKLTADYWNVSNITFQNSPDSAVVCQSCTGTVWNNIKTINGGDSGFTLTGDGTVNNTVKNIDSYGHYDAANHGENADGIAVKFGSGTGNLITGARLYNNSDDGLDFWSFSSPVTVEHTWAMGNGVNRWSDSAFAGDGNGYKLGGDGEVVAHVINNSAAWGNAGNGFTENSNKGAIVINRTTAYANSKWGYYFATGAAKLGKNLAVGNSGGSVSKGSSVTSSGNNWDSGIATPSFISTNASTTYNARSSSGTLPATTFLTTGSTTIGATMN, from the coding sequence ATGTCTCGTCGTACCGCTCTGATCGCCACGACGGCCCTCGCCCTCGGCACCGCCGTGGCCGTCCTCCCCACCCAGGCCCAGGCCGCGACCGTGGTCGTGGACACCTCGGCCGAGCTGAGCAGCGCCATATCCGGTGCCACCGCCGGCACGGTCATCCAGGTCCGCGGCGGCACCTACTACCCGACGGCCACCCTTCAGTCCACGGCCAACGGCACCTCGTCCGCGCCGGTCCAGCTCACCGCGTACGGATCGGAGACCGTCAAGATCGACGGCTCGAACCTGCCCGACGGCGACTGGATCTTCAAGCTGACCGCGGACTACTGGAACGTCTCCAACATCACCTTCCAGAACTCCCCGGACAGCGCGGTCGTCTGCCAGTCCTGCACCGGCACGGTGTGGAACAACATCAAGACCATCAACGGCGGCGACTCCGGATTCACGCTCACCGGCGACGGGACCGTCAACAACACGGTCAAAAACATCGACTCCTACGGCCACTACGACGCCGCCAACCACGGCGAGAACGCCGACGGCATCGCCGTGAAGTTCGGCTCCGGCACCGGCAACCTGATCACCGGCGCCCGCCTCTACAACAACTCGGACGACGGTCTGGACTTCTGGTCCTTCTCCTCGCCCGTCACCGTCGAGCACACCTGGGCCATGGGCAACGGCGTCAACCGCTGGTCCGACTCGGCCTTCGCGGGCGACGGCAACGGCTACAAGCTGGGCGGCGACGGCGAGGTCGTCGCGCACGTCATCAACAACTCGGCGGCCTGGGGCAACGCCGGCAACGGGTTCACCGAGAACTCCAACAAGGGCGCGATCGTCATCAACCGCACCACCGCCTACGCCAACAGCAAGTGGGGCTACTACTTCGCCACCGGCGCCGCCAAGCTCGGCAAGAACCTCGCCGTCGGCAACAGCGGCGGCTCGGTCAGCAAGGGCTCGTCGGTCACCTCGTCCGGCAACAACTGGGACTCCGGCATCGCGACGCCGTCCTTCATCTCCACGAACGCGTCGACGACGTACAACGCCCGCAGCTCCAGCGGCACCCTGCCGGCCACGACCTTCCTCACCACGGGCTCGACGACCATCGGCGCCACGATGAACTGA
- a CDS encoding dienelactone hydrolase family protein, with the protein MATPDSLYRELRKELTFPLAWGTSPVRDFSDWRLLARAKVEKHLLVERQDETPYAPEYGVPSRTDFYTRELVTLSLTRYERVRGALLTPRGPGPFPAVLLFHDHGSEFGIGKEKLVRPWYDETRLPAAQAWADRYYSGRFVGDELARRGYVVLCLDAPGWGDRGPIAYDQQQALASNFFHLGSSLAGLMAREDARAAGFLAGLKRVRRVAALGFSMGAYRAWQTAALSHDIAATAAVCWMTGLREMMVPGNNALRGQSAYYMLHPGLSRFLDFPDVASIAAPRPMLFFDGGLDPLFPADGVRAAYDTLRAVWHSCHAEERLRLKTWPDLGHVFVDRMQDEVFHWLDHVL; encoded by the coding sequence ATGGCCACTCCTGACAGCCTGTACCGGGAGTTGAGGAAGGAGCTCACCTTCCCGCTCGCCTGGGGCACGTCGCCGGTCCGGGACTTCAGCGACTGGCGGCTCCTGGCCCGGGCCAAGGTCGAGAAGCACCTCCTGGTGGAGCGGCAGGACGAGACACCGTACGCGCCGGAGTACGGCGTGCCCTCCCGAACCGACTTCTACACCCGGGAGTTGGTGACGCTCTCCCTCACCCGGTACGAGCGCGTGCGGGGTGCCCTCCTCACCCCGCGCGGCCCCGGCCCCTTCCCCGCCGTGCTCCTCTTCCACGACCACGGGTCCGAGTTCGGCATCGGCAAGGAGAAACTCGTCCGGCCCTGGTACGACGAGACCCGGCTGCCCGCCGCCCAGGCGTGGGCCGACCGGTACTACAGCGGTCGGTTCGTGGGCGACGAACTGGCCCGGCGCGGATATGTCGTGCTGTGCCTGGACGCCCCGGGCTGGGGCGACCGCGGCCCGATCGCCTACGACCAGCAGCAGGCCCTGGCGAGCAACTTCTTCCACCTCGGCTCCTCCCTCGCCGGACTCATGGCCCGCGAGGACGCCCGCGCCGCCGGCTTCCTGGCCGGCCTGAAACGCGTGCGCCGGGTCGCCGCCCTCGGCTTCTCCATGGGCGCCTACCGCGCCTGGCAGACCGCCGCGCTCAGCCACGACATCGCGGCCACCGCCGCCGTCTGCTGGATGACCGGCCTCAGGGAAATGATGGTGCCCGGCAACAACGCACTGCGCGGGCAGTCGGCGTACTACATGCTCCACCCGGGACTCTCCCGGTTCCTCGACTTCCCCGACGTGGCGAGCATCGCCGCCCCCAGGCCGATGCTCTTCTTCGACGGCGGGCTCGACCCGCTGTTCCCCGCCGACGGCGTCCGAGCCGCGTACGACACGCTGCGCGCCGTCTGGCACTCGTGCCACGCCGAGGAGCGGTTGCGTCTGAAGACCTGGCCCGATCTCGGCCATGTCTTCGTCGACCGCATGCAGGACGAGGTCTTCCACTGGCTCGACCACGTCCTCTGA
- a CDS encoding pectate lyase family protein, translating into MAHPTLRAAAALLACVCLAFGWAPQAVGATERGPVGWASTGAGTTGGAGGSVSTVHTRAGLKEALANAGDPTAPKVIRVVGDINGHEADDGSLLGEQDYAPGYDLAKYMSCFGEDGTTWSDTRHDYCRQQRQLRQTGSNKEKAQIQLTVPSNTTLVGVGRDARLLGVFLTVNTGTNIIVRNLRLEAPVDHFTSWSPDDGTQGNWNARFDAMTVITGKNIWVDHCTFTDGRFPDREAPLGFHGEHVQRHDGLLDIEDGSDFVTVSDSRFTDHDKALLIGSGDGRGDRDRGHLRITFARNLFTDIMQRGPRVRFGQVHVVNNVYRGRAPLYALGVGVESAIYSERNVFRYDPTLALAAYGGEHFHDTGSWSNGRPARLDAVASGLGLTDDVGWDPADVYDYRPLRSPAAVEHHVLTHAGTGRPYGHS; encoded by the coding sequence GTGGCGCACCCGACACTCAGGGCCGCCGCGGCTCTCCTCGCCTGCGTGTGCCTCGCCTTCGGCTGGGCACCGCAGGCGGTCGGCGCCACCGAGCGCGGTCCCGTCGGCTGGGCCTCCACCGGCGCCGGCACCACCGGCGGGGCGGGCGGCAGCGTCTCGACGGTGCACACCCGTGCCGGGCTCAAGGAGGCCCTCGCCAACGCGGGCGATCCCACCGCGCCCAAGGTGATCCGGGTCGTCGGCGACATCAACGGCCATGAGGCGGACGACGGTTCACTCCTCGGCGAGCAGGACTACGCGCCCGGATACGACCTCGCCAAGTACATGTCCTGCTTCGGCGAGGACGGCACCACCTGGTCCGACACCCGTCACGACTACTGCAGACAGCAGCGGCAGCTGCGCCAGACCGGGTCGAACAAGGAGAAGGCACAGATCCAGCTGACCGTGCCGAGCAACACGACACTCGTCGGCGTCGGCCGGGACGCCCGGCTGCTCGGTGTCTTCCTGACGGTCAATACCGGCACGAACATCATCGTGCGCAACCTCCGCCTCGAGGCCCCCGTCGACCACTTCACCAGCTGGTCGCCCGACGACGGCACCCAGGGCAACTGGAACGCCCGCTTCGACGCGATGACCGTCATCACCGGCAAGAACATCTGGGTCGACCACTGCACCTTCACCGACGGCCGCTTCCCGGACCGCGAGGCACCGCTCGGCTTCCACGGCGAGCACGTCCAACGGCACGACGGACTGCTGGACATCGAGGACGGCTCCGACTTCGTCACCGTCTCCGACAGCCGGTTCACCGACCACGACAAGGCGCTCCTCATCGGGTCGGGCGACGGACGCGGCGACCGCGACCGGGGGCACCTCAGGATCACCTTCGCCCGGAACCTCTTCACCGACATCATGCAGCGCGGCCCCCGCGTCCGCTTCGGACAGGTGCATGTCGTCAACAACGTCTACCGGGGCCGGGCACCTCTCTACGCGCTGGGCGTGGGCGTGGAGTCGGCGATCTACTCCGAGCGCAACGTCTTCCGGTACGACCCGACTCTCGCCCTGGCCGCCTACGGGGGCGAGCACTTCCACGACACCGGCTCCTGGTCCAACGGCCGCCCGGCCCGGCTCGACGCGGTGGCGAGCGGCCTCGGACTGACCGACGACGTCGGCTGGGACCCGGCCGACGTCTACGACTACCGGCCGCTCAGATCCCCGGCGGCGGTCGAGCACCACGTCCTGACCCACGCCGGCACGGGGAGACCGTATGGCCACTCCTGA
- a CDS encoding pectinesterase family protein, translating to MRRRTLLAAGAGLFAAGVATPASATGARRVLHVRPGGSVQAAVDAVDGPGWTIVVHPGTYREVVDVPADKAELTLRGASRDPRDTVIVYNNANGTQKPDGSGTYGTAGSATFTSAAPGLTVRDLTLANDWLRADHPDITGTQAVASCTYGDRTHFDNVRLLAHQDTVFVETTALTSFDRQYFHRCYIEGDVDFVFGRATAVFEECHFHTLQRDVTFTPKGMVFAPSTARANPHGILALRSRITSGAEDAAYKLARPWVPSYETTAWPSLVVRDTRIGPGIDPVAPYTNMREAYPWQTMRFREYRNSGPGAAIPVPENRPQLTREQAESHTKATYLGDWCPRA from the coding sequence ATGCGCCGACGCACCCTTCTCGCCGCCGGTGCGGGCCTGTTCGCGGCAGGGGTCGCCACCCCCGCCTCCGCCACCGGTGCCCGCCGGGTCCTGCACGTGCGCCCCGGCGGCTCCGTCCAGGCGGCCGTGGACGCGGTCGACGGTCCGGGCTGGACGATCGTCGTCCACCCGGGGACATACCGCGAGGTCGTCGACGTGCCCGCCGACAAGGCCGAGTTGACCCTGCGCGGCGCCTCCCGCGACCCCCGCGACACCGTGATCGTCTACAACAACGCGAACGGAACACAGAAGCCCGACGGCTCCGGAACGTACGGCACCGCGGGCTCCGCCACCTTCACCTCGGCCGCCCCCGGCCTCACCGTCCGCGACCTGACCCTCGCCAACGACTGGCTGCGCGCCGACCATCCCGACATCACCGGGACCCAGGCGGTCGCCTCCTGCACGTACGGCGACCGCACGCACTTCGACAACGTCCGGCTGCTCGCCCACCAGGACACCGTCTTCGTCGAGACGACCGCGCTCACCTCCTTCGACCGTCAGTACTTCCACCGCTGCTACATCGAGGGCGACGTCGACTTCGTCTTCGGCCGGGCCACCGCCGTCTTCGAGGAGTGCCACTTCCACACCCTCCAGCGGGACGTCACCTTCACCCCGAAGGGCATGGTCTTCGCCCCGTCCACCGCCCGCGCCAACCCCCACGGCATCCTCGCCCTGCGCTCCCGCATCACCTCGGGCGCCGAGGACGCGGCGTACAAGCTGGCCCGGCCCTGGGTCCCGTCGTACGAGACGACCGCCTGGCCGTCCCTCGTCGTGCGGGACACCCGGATCGGACCCGGTATCGACCCCGTCGCGCCCTACACCAACATGCGGGAGGCGTACCCCTGGCAGACCATGCGGTTCCGGGAGTACCGCAACTCCGGCCCCGGCGCGGCGATCCCGGTTCCGGAGAACAGGCCTCAACTGACCCGCGAACAAGCCGAGTCGCACACCAAGGCCACGTATCTCGGCGACTGGTGCCCCCGTGCCTGA
- a CDS encoding pectinesterase family protein: MPSPHRQLPLSRRGFLTASAGAAAALGLASAPASAGGRRPFGRFGSPAARLTPTTLYVDARGRGDFTTVQAAVTTVTTTGYTLVLAPGVYRETVAVAATATELTWIGASEDPRDVVIVYDNAAGTPKPDGSGTYGTTGSATTLVRPDGFTARWITFANDWLRADHPGVSGTQAVAIKVLGDRSAFHHCRFLGHQDTLYADSTALAVFARQYFSHCYVEGDVDFVFGRGSAVFEQCHFRTLTRTDLASAPYGFVFAPSTAGANPLGYLVTKSRISSEAPDAYYKLARPWVPSSDPTARPSLTVRDSRLDAGIDAVAPYANMSDSFPWQNQRFAEYRNTGPGAVITVAENRPQLTYEQAESATRAAYLGDWQPWKRGC, from the coding sequence ATGCCCTCGCCCCACCGCCAACTACCCCTGTCCAGAAGGGGATTCCTGACCGCGAGCGCCGGTGCGGCCGCCGCGCTCGGCCTCGCGTCCGCGCCCGCCTCCGCCGGCGGTCGGCGCCCCTTCGGCCGGTTCGGTTCCCCGGCCGCCCGGCTCACCCCGACCACGCTCTACGTCGACGCCCGGGGCCGCGGCGACTTCACCACCGTCCAGGCCGCCGTCACCACGGTCACCACCACCGGGTACACCCTGGTCCTCGCCCCCGGCGTCTACCGGGAGACCGTCGCCGTCGCGGCCACCGCCACCGAGCTGACCTGGATCGGCGCGAGCGAGGACCCGCGGGACGTCGTCATCGTCTACGACAACGCGGCCGGCACCCCCAAGCCCGACGGCTCCGGCACCTACGGCACCACCGGCTCCGCCACCACCCTGGTCCGCCCCGACGGCTTCACCGCCCGCTGGATCACCTTCGCCAACGACTGGCTGCGCGCCGACCACCCGGGCGTCTCCGGCACCCAGGCCGTCGCCATCAAGGTGCTGGGCGACCGCTCGGCCTTCCACCACTGCCGCTTCCTGGGCCACCAGGACACCCTGTACGCCGACTCCACCGCCCTGGCCGTCTTCGCCCGCCAGTACTTCTCGCACTGCTACGTCGAGGGCGACGTCGACTTCGTCTTCGGCCGGGGCTCCGCCGTGTTCGAGCAGTGCCACTTCCGCACCCTGACCCGCACCGACCTGGCCTCCGCCCCGTACGGCTTCGTCTTCGCGCCGTCCACGGCGGGCGCCAACCCGCTCGGCTACCTGGTCACGAAGAGCCGCATCAGCAGCGAGGCCCCCGACGCCTACTACAAGCTGGCCCGCCCCTGGGTGCCCAGCTCCGACCCCACCGCCCGCCCGAGCCTCACCGTCCGGGACAGCCGCCTCGACGCGGGCATCGACGCGGTGGCGCCCTACGCCAACATGTCGGACAGCTTCCCCTGGCAGAACCAGCGTTTCGCCGAGTACCGCAACACCGGACCGGGCGCGGTGATCACGGTTGCCGAGAACCGGCCCCAACTCACCTACGAACAGGCCGAGTCGGCGACCCGCGCCGCCTACCTCGGTGACTGGCAGCCGTGGAAGCGGGGGTGCTGA